TTCCTTGGTTACAGTGGCGACGTGGTTTTACCCCCTCTGTTGAAGTTTCAGTCTGCTCCTCCACTGCAACTTGTTGTTGTTGTTGTCCAACGACATACTGCGAGGAGATATTTGCTACTTGTCCAGTGCTAGATAGAGCTTGGTATAGCAAAGCAGACACTTCAGATCTGGTTGCTACTCGTTCAACATTTAGCAAGTTCACATTGGGATAGTTGACGACTATACCGCGTTGTGTCAAAGCTGCAATCAGACTGCGATATTCACTACGAATACTAGTTGCATCGCTGTAAACAGATAAAATTGTATCCGTTGAACCACTGCTTTGATAATTTAATCCCCGCGCTAATGCTACCAAAATGTCAACGCGAGAAAGGCTTTGGCTGGGGTTGAAATCCTTACCAATAACAGCGTTTAAAAAGCCCATTTGATAAACTTCGCTGATGGCATTGTAAGCCCAATATTGAGTTGAGACATCCTTAAATGCGATCGCTTGGCGAATTTTCCCCTTGGCAAAGGCTTTCCGCAGCATTGCCGCAAATTGGGCACGAGTTACTGGTGCATCCGGGCGGAAAGTCCCATCAGGAAAACCTTCAAGAATTTCCATTGAGGCCAATTCGGCAATAAAATCTTTAGCCCAGTAGTTTGTGGAAACATCAGAAAATCCAACCTGGAGAGCGCGAGACATCCCAACTTGGCGATAATTCATCAGCATTTGGCTGATATCGTAGCTAGAGTTATCGCTGACTTCAATCACTTGCACCAAGCTGCCAGGAGTAGCTTGCAAAGCCTCTGCTAAGTCGGAACTAAAGACGCTCACGAACGACTGACGCACTAAAGCATATTCACCCTGAGTGAAAGAGACGGGATAAACGCTAGTACCTGGAATTGTTGATAAACCTTCTACTTGGAACTGACTACCTTGGAAGGTTTGGGAACTGCTGAGGAAACTAACACGCTGGTCGCTGACTTGGGTGAAGTAGTCGTAGGTGGTGGTACCTGCGTCAATAGTGCCGTCTTGGTCAGCATCAACACCATAAACAGTACGAACAACTTGGTATTCTGTAGGTTTGGCTGACAAAACCAGGTTAACTGTGGTATTTGCCGACAAACATTCAAATTCGCTATAGCCAATAAAGCGGTTTTGAACATCATACAATCGCACGACGATGCGATCGCTAGCTTTTAACCCCTTAGCAAATTTTGCTTTTTGCTTAATCTTGTACTTGTAATCACCCAAAAAGCGCTCTTTTAAATAGCCCTTGCCACCTTTACTCTTGACAGAAATGCGAGCAATCACCTCTGACAAGTTCCCGGATGGTTCCCAAATGGCAAGGCTAAAACCTGTTTTTTTGCCTTTTGCAGAAACACTACTACTGCGGCTTTCTGTGGTGATAGTTTGCCGCTCAATAGTAGTACGACTCCTGGTTTCTACTTTTTTATCGGCTAAAAGTTGTTGACCTGTGGAATTATCAGATATTTGGGCGACGGTGGTAGAGAACCCTGAAGTTGCAGATGCAGAAGCTATTGGCGATAAGATTGCCACAGAGGTTGCAGCCAGAACAAACTTGCTCATTTGAGCAAAGTAACTTTGATTCATGTATTTCATCTCACACTACCATTCGTCTAAAAAATCACAGGGGTATTTGGTATCCCTTGACTCATTAATCCCTTGGCGTGGATGAAACTAACATCTAATCAGTGGCGAGTTATGAGGTCAGAGAACATTAATATATTTGAAGATACACTTTATGAATCTTATTAATGACTGTAACTACACAGCAGCTTGCAACCCAAGACGCTTTTGAAAAATTCTTTTGGACTTGGCAGGGTTACAAAATTCAGTA
The Nostoc punctiforme PCC 73102 genome window above contains:
- a CDS encoding S-layer homology domain-containing protein gives rise to the protein MNQSYFAQMSKFVLAATSVAILSPIASASATSGFSTTVAQISDNSTGQQLLADKKVETRSRTTIERQTITTESRSSSVSAKGKKTGFSLAIWEPSGNLSEVIARISVKSKGGKGYLKERFLGDYKYKIKQKAKFAKGLKASDRIVVRLYDVQNRFIGYSEFECLSANTTVNLVLSAKPTEYQVVRTVYGVDADQDGTIDAGTTTYDYFTQVSDQRVSFLSSSQTFQGSQFQVEGLSTIPGTSVYPVSFTQGEYALVRQSFVSVFSSDLAEALQATPGSLVQVIEVSDNSSYDISQMLMNYRQVGMSRALQVGFSDVSTNYWAKDFIAELASMEILEGFPDGTFRPDAPVTRAQFAAMLRKAFAKGKIRQAIAFKDVSTQYWAYNAISEVYQMGFLNAVIGKDFNPSQSLSRVDILVALARGLNYQSSGSTDTILSVYSDATSIRSEYRSLIAALTQRGIVVNYPNVNLLNVERVATRSEVSALLYQALSSTGQVANISSQYVVGQQQQQVAVEEQTETSTEGVKPRRHCNQGIGNGSEGCDPGNSHPHGGSNDEGGRTPGKK